From a region of the Tateyamaria omphalii genome:
- the recF gene encoding DNA replication/repair protein RecF (All proteins in this family for which functions are known are DNA-binding proteins that assist the filamentation of RecA onto DNA for the initiation of recombination or recombinational repair.) — translation MTLSLSSLTASHFRSHKVARLEVDARPVAIFGPNGAGKTNILEAVSLFSPGRGLRRSSAEDMTRRPEALGWKLSGVLRSLEQVHEVETWSESGAARQVKIDGKAAAQTALGRIARVLWLVPSMDRLWIEGAEGRRRFLDRMTLSFIPDHAQVSLEYEKAMRERNRLLKDMVRDAHWYAALETRMAETGAAIHANRLRALTELAEAQAGAQTAFPAADLTLEPGELGMPETVEDVRDALADSRGRDLAAGRTLIGPHRADLYGVYATKDVPAKECSTGEQKALLVSLILANARALARDFGAPPLLLLDEVAAHLDADRRAALYDEICALGAQAWMTGTETALFDSLGDRAQYIEVRETAGTSDVLQQ, via the coding sequence GTGACACTGTCCCTTTCTTCTTTGACGGCGTCTCATTTCCGCTCGCACAAGGTGGCCCGGTTGGAGGTGGACGCTCGGCCGGTTGCGATTTTTGGACCCAATGGCGCGGGCAAGACGAACATCCTTGAGGCCGTGTCGTTGTTTTCGCCGGGGCGTGGACTGCGCCGGTCGTCAGCCGAGGACATGACGCGACGGCCCGAGGCCCTGGGCTGGAAGCTGTCTGGGGTCTTGCGGTCGCTGGAACAGGTGCATGAGGTTGAAACCTGGTCCGAGAGTGGCGCAGCCCGGCAGGTGAAGATTGACGGTAAGGCCGCTGCACAGACCGCGCTGGGGCGCATTGCGCGGGTGTTGTGGCTTGTCCCGTCCATGGACCGGCTGTGGATCGAAGGGGCCGAGGGGCGGCGGCGGTTTCTGGACCGCATGACGCTGAGCTTTATCCCCGATCATGCGCAGGTGTCTCTGGAGTATGAAAAGGCGATGCGCGAGCGGAACCGGCTCTTGAAGGACATGGTGCGGGATGCCCATTGGTACGCCGCCCTTGAAACGCGCATGGCCGAAACCGGTGCCGCTATACATGCCAATCGATTGCGGGCTTTGACAGAGTTGGCAGAGGCGCAAGCCGGGGCGCAGACCGCATTTCCTGCCGCCGATCTGACGTTGGAACCCGGTGAGTTGGGAATGCCCGAGACGGTCGAGGATGTGCGCGATGCCTTGGCGGATAGCCGCGGCCGCGACCTGGCGGCGGGGCGGACGTTGATCGGGCCGCATCGGGCAGATTTATACGGTGTCTATGCGACAAAGGATGTTCCCGCCAAGGAGTGTTCGACGGGCGAGCAGAAGGCGTTGCTCGTCTCCTTGATCCTCGCCAATGCGCGGGCGCTTGCGCGGGATTTCGGGGCGCCGCCGCTGTTGTTGCTGGACGAGGTCGCCGCCCATCTGGATGCGGATCGGCGCGCAGCGCTTTACGACGAGATCTGCGCGCTGGGGGCGCAGGCCTGGATGACCGGCACGGAGACGGCGCTGTTTGACAGCCTGGGCGACCGGGCACAATACATCGAAGTGCGCGAAACCGCTGGCACAAGCGACGTGCTTCAACAGTGA
- a CDS encoding LysE family translocator: protein MTLSPWDIALYAGALAVLFLTPGPVWVGLIARSLSGGFHAAWPLALGVVVGDVLWSLLAIFGITWILSVYGGFLETLKWVAAGIFLLMGALVIRSADKSIGTDNRLTRPGMWAGFLAGLAVILGNPKAILFYMGMLPGFFDLTRLTAWDVAVIVGLSMVVPLAGNLVMALFIDRARRLMTSPRSLRRMNLIAGGLLICVGLIIPLT, encoded by the coding sequence GTGACGCTCAGCCCCTGGGACATCGCGCTTTATGCAGGCGCGCTGGCGGTGCTGTTTCTGACGCCGGGACCGGTATGGGTGGGCCTGATCGCGCGCAGCCTGTCGGGCGGGTTTCATGCCGCCTGGCCGCTGGCGCTGGGTGTGGTGGTCGGCGATGTGCTGTGGTCGCTGCTCGCCATCTTCGGGATCACGTGGATCCTGTCGGTCTATGGCGGGTTTCTTGAGACACTGAAATGGGTGGCTGCCGGTATCTTCCTGCTGATGGGCGCCCTCGTCATCCGCAGCGCGGACAAGAGCATCGGCACCGACAACCGCCTCACCCGACCGGGCATGTGGGCGGGGTTTCTGGCGGGCCTGGCCGTGATCCTGGGCAACCCCAAGGCGATCCTGTTCTACATGGGAATGTTGCCCGGCTTTTTCGATCTGACGCGGCTGACAGCGTGGGATGTGGCGGTGATTGTGGGATTGTCGATGGTGGTTCCGCTCGCTGGCAATCTGGTCATGGCACTGTTTATCGACCGGGCGCGGCGGCTCATGACTTCGCCCCGCAGCTTGCGGCGGATGAACCTGATTGCAGGCGGTTTGCTGATCTGCGTTGGCCTCATCATCCCCCTGACCTGA